A DNA window from Castanea sativa cultivar Marrone di Chiusa Pesio chromosome 7, ASM4071231v1 contains the following coding sequences:
- the LOC142644597 gene encoding putative N-acetyltransferase HLS1, with product MEENKVIEVREFNAKKDIPSVEDIERRCEVGPTGQMSLFTNLLGDPISRIRHSPSFLMLVAEMVGDNSEKEIVGMIRGCIKTVTCSKKLTRNGNKYKNNNLDTPKLSPICTKLAYILGLRVSPSHRRKGIGLKLVKEMEQWFIINGVEYSYIATDNDNKPSLNLFTQKCDYTKFRTPSILVQPVFAHRVKLPSRVTIIKLTPSDSERLYRHRFSTIEFFPRDIDRILNNKLNLGTYLAIPRGLFSAESWPGWNEFLCDPPESWAIMSVWNCKEVFTLEIKGASHARRLAAKATRVVDKALPWLEVPSVPDVFRPFGLHFMYGLGGEGPRAGSLMKALCGHAHNLAKANCCGVLVTEVASGDPLKLAIPHWKRLSCDEDVWCIKRLAGHYTDGPVGDWTKSQPGLSIFVDPREF from the exons ATGGAGGAGAATAAAGTAATAGAAGTGAGAGAGTTCAACGCAAAGAAGGACATTCCAAGTGTTGAAGACATAGAGAGAAGGTGTGAGGTTGGTCCAACAGGCCAAATGTCTCTCTTCACCAATCTTTTAGGTGACCCTATTTCCAGAATCCGCCACTCACCTTCTTTCCTCATgctg GTAGCTGAGATGGTGGGTGATAATTCGGAGAAAGAGATTGTTGGAATGATTAGGGGTTGCATCAAAACCGTCACTTGTTCCAAAAAGCTCACCAGAAATGGCAATAAGtataaaaacaacaatttaGACACTCCAAAACTCAGCCCCATTTGCACCAAACTCGCTTACATTCTAGGTCTCCGAGTTTCTCCTTCTCACAG GAGAAAAGGTATTGGGTTGAAGCTGGTTAAGGAAATGGAGCAGTGGTTCATAATAAATGGAGTTGAGTACTCATACATAGCCACTGATAATGACAACAAACCCTCCCTTAATCTTTTCACGCAAAAATGTGATTACACTAAGTTTCGAACCCCATCAATTTTGGTCCAACCTGTGTTTGCTCACCGAGTCAAGCTCCCTAGCCGAGTTACAATAATCAAACTCACCCCATCTGACTCAGAGAGGCTTTATCGCCACCGATTCTCCACCATCGAGTTCTTCCCCAGAGACATTGATAGGATTCTCAATAATAAACTCAATCTTGGTACTTACCTAGCTATCCCAAGAGGGTTGTTCTCGGCTGAGTCATGGCCGGGTTGGAATGAGTTCTTATGTGACCCGCCCGAGTCATGGGCAATTATGAGCGTCTGGAATTGTAAGGAGGTTTTTACGTTAGAAATAAAAGGTGCGTCGCATGCACGGCGCTTGGCAGCCAAGGCTACACGCGTGGTGGACAAGGCGTTACCATGGTTGGAAGTGCCTTCGGTTCCTGATGTGTTTAGGCCATTTGGGTTGCATTTTATGTATGGGTTAGGAGGTGAAGGTCCACGTGCGGGGAGTTTGATGAAGGCATTGTGTGGCCACGCGCATAACTTGGCAAAAGCTAATTGTTGTGGGGTGCTGGTGACTGAGGTGGCAAGTGGGGACCCGTTGAAGTTAGCAATACCACACTGGAAGAGGCTATCTTGCGACGAAGATGTATGGTGCATCAAAAGACTTGCGGGGCATTATACTGATGGGCCTGTTGGTGATTGGACCAAATCCCAACCTGGCCTTTCCATTTTTGTGGACCCTAGAGAGTTCTAA
- the LOC142644730 gene encoding phototropic-responsive NPH3 family protein NPY2-like isoform X2: MYVASELATDIILIVGDVKFYLHKFPLLSKSSRLQKLVATTNEENTDEVQISDIPGGPAALEICVKFCYGMTVTLNAYNVVAARCAAEYLEMHEAIEKGNLIYKIDVFLTSSIFRSWKDSIIVLQTTKSLLPLSEDLKVVSNCVDSIATKACVDVSKVDWSYTYNRKKLPEENGNDPNWNGVRNRLVPKDWWVADLCELEIDLYKHVLMIIKAKRIVSNDVIGAALKAYACRRLPGFSKGMIKSGDMIKHESIVDTIVWLLPAEKGCVSCSFLLKLLKATILMDSGEMAKDELVRRIGQQLEEASVNDLLIQASEEETTMYDVSTVQKIVQEFLMQDQNAEIESLEDSNELQETRKPGILSDASKLMVAKLIDGYLAEISKDANLPLSNFVDLAEMVSDISRPAHDGLYRAIDMYLKEHPGISKSERKRICKLMDCKKLSVDACMHAVQNERLPLRVVVQVLFFEQVRAAASSGSSTPDLPKGIKELNSGSHGSSRSATTNIEEDWDAVATAEELKALKGELASLRLANGVGGSERNGIGDGKSNVDKAAISKMKGLLKSKKIFTKLWSSKGGQGENSGSDSSDSLGSANPEEVKSTPSRNRRHSVS; encoded by the exons AT GTATGTGGCAAGTGAGCTGGCAACGGACATCATTCTTATTGTAGGGGatgtaaaattttatcttcacaAG TTTCCTCTACTGTCAAAGAGTTCCCGATTGCAGAAGTTGGTTGCTACGACTAATGAAGAGAACACAGATGAAGTTCAAATTTCTGACATTCCTGGTGGTCCTGCAGCCTTAGAGATATGTGTGAAGTTTTGTTATGGCATGACTGTTACCCTCAATGCTTACAATGTTGTTGCAGCTCGATGTGCAGCTGAGTACCTAGAAATGCATGAGGCCATTGAGAAAGGGAACCTCATTTACAAGATTGATGTCTTTCTTACTTCTAGCATTTTCCGCAGCTGGAAAGATTCAATCATTGTTCTTCAGACTACAAAGTCTCTCTTACCATTATCTGAGGATTTGAAGGTGGTTAGCAATTGCGTTGATTCTATAGCTACCAAGGCCTGTGTTGATGTTTCCAAGGTTGACTGGTCCTATACCTATAACCGAAAGAAGCTCCCAGAGGAAAATGGGAATGATCCAAACTGGAATGGCGTTAGAAACCGTCTAGTGCCTAAGGACTGGTGGGTTGCGGATTTGTGTGAACTTGAAATTGATCTTTATAAACACGTTCTAATGATTATTAAAGCAAAAAGGATAGTTTCTAATGATGTGATTGGAGCAGCCTTAAAAGCGTATGCTTGCAGAAGGTTGCCAGGTTTCAGCAAGGGTATGATTAAGTCTGGAGATATGATAAAGCATGAGTCAATAGTGGATACAATAGTGTGGCTATTGCCTGCAGAGAAAGGTTGTGTTTCTTGTAGCTTCCTCCTAAAGTTGTTGAAAGCCACCATTTTGATGGATTCAGGAGAGATGGCTAAGGATGAGCTGGTAAGGAGAATAGGACAGCAACTGGAAGAGGCTTCTGTAAATGATCTTTTGATACAAGCATCAGAAGAGGAAACAACAATGTATGACGTCAGTACAGTGCAGAAAATAGTTCAAGAGTTTCTAATGCAAGATCAGAATGCTGAGATTGAATCATTAGAAGATAGCAATGAACTTCAGGAAACAAGGAAGCCAGGGATTTTATCGGATGCTTCCAAGCTGATGGTGGCAAAACTGATTGATGGATACCTTGCTGAAATTTCTAAGGATGCCAACCTACctttgtcaaattttgttgaTCTTGCTGAGATGGTGTCTGATATCTCCCGGCCGGCTCATGACGGGCTTTACCGCGCCATTGACATGTATCTAAAG GAGCACCCTGGGATCAGCAAGAGTGAGAGGAAGAGGATATGCAAGCTGATGGACTGCAAGAAGCTCTCAGTtgatgcatgcatgcatgctgTGCAAAACGAGAGACTCCCATTGCGTGTAGTTGTGCAAGTACTCTTTTTTGAGCAGGTTAGGGCGGCTGCATCATCAGGCAGCAGCACCCCTGACCTACCCAAAGGCATTAAGGAACTTAATAGTGGCTCTCACGGGAGCTCAAGGTCAGCTACAACTAACATAGAAGAAGACTGGGATGCAGTGGCCACAGCTGAGGAGCTCAAGGCCCTTAAAGGGGAGCTAGCTTCTTTAAGGTTGGCCAATGGAGTGGGAGGTAGTGAAAGAAATGGAATTGGAGATGGTAAAAGTAATGTGGACAAAGCTGCTATAAGTAAAATGAAAGGGCTACTCAAGTCAAAGAAGATCTTTACAAAGCTTTGGTCTAGCAAAGGGGGGCAGGGTGAGAATAGTGGCTCAGATTCATCAGACAGTCTTGGTTCTGCCAACCCTGAAGAAGTTAAATCAACCCCTTCCAGAAATAGGAGGCATTCTGTGTCTTAG
- the LOC142644730 gene encoding phototropic-responsive NPH3 family protein NPY2-like isoform X1 produces the protein MKFMKLGSKPDSFQTDENNVRYVASELATDIILIVGDVKFYLHKFPLLSKSSRLQKLVATTNEENTDEVQISDIPGGPAALEICVKFCYGMTVTLNAYNVVAARCAAEYLEMHEAIEKGNLIYKIDVFLTSSIFRSWKDSIIVLQTTKSLLPLSEDLKVVSNCVDSIATKACVDVSKVDWSYTYNRKKLPEENGNDPNWNGVRNRLVPKDWWVADLCELEIDLYKHVLMIIKAKRIVSNDVIGAALKAYACRRLPGFSKGMIKSGDMIKHESIVDTIVWLLPAEKGCVSCSFLLKLLKATILMDSGEMAKDELVRRIGQQLEEASVNDLLIQASEEETTMYDVSTVQKIVQEFLMQDQNAEIESLEDSNELQETRKPGILSDASKLMVAKLIDGYLAEISKDANLPLSNFVDLAEMVSDISRPAHDGLYRAIDMYLKEHPGISKSERKRICKLMDCKKLSVDACMHAVQNERLPLRVVVQVLFFEQVRAAASSGSSTPDLPKGIKELNSGSHGSSRSATTNIEEDWDAVATAEELKALKGELASLRLANGVGGSERNGIGDGKSNVDKAAISKMKGLLKSKKIFTKLWSSKGGQGENSGSDSSDSLGSANPEEVKSTPSRNRRHSVS, from the exons GTATGTGGCAAGTGAGCTGGCAACGGACATCATTCTTATTGTAGGGGatgtaaaattttatcttcacaAG TTTCCTCTACTGTCAAAGAGTTCCCGATTGCAGAAGTTGGTTGCTACGACTAATGAAGAGAACACAGATGAAGTTCAAATTTCTGACATTCCTGGTGGTCCTGCAGCCTTAGAGATATGTGTGAAGTTTTGTTATGGCATGACTGTTACCCTCAATGCTTACAATGTTGTTGCAGCTCGATGTGCAGCTGAGTACCTAGAAATGCATGAGGCCATTGAGAAAGGGAACCTCATTTACAAGATTGATGTCTTTCTTACTTCTAGCATTTTCCGCAGCTGGAAAGATTCAATCATTGTTCTTCAGACTACAAAGTCTCTCTTACCATTATCTGAGGATTTGAAGGTGGTTAGCAATTGCGTTGATTCTATAGCTACCAAGGCCTGTGTTGATGTTTCCAAGGTTGACTGGTCCTATACCTATAACCGAAAGAAGCTCCCAGAGGAAAATGGGAATGATCCAAACTGGAATGGCGTTAGAAACCGTCTAGTGCCTAAGGACTGGTGGGTTGCGGATTTGTGTGAACTTGAAATTGATCTTTATAAACACGTTCTAATGATTATTAAAGCAAAAAGGATAGTTTCTAATGATGTGATTGGAGCAGCCTTAAAAGCGTATGCTTGCAGAAGGTTGCCAGGTTTCAGCAAGGGTATGATTAAGTCTGGAGATATGATAAAGCATGAGTCAATAGTGGATACAATAGTGTGGCTATTGCCTGCAGAGAAAGGTTGTGTTTCTTGTAGCTTCCTCCTAAAGTTGTTGAAAGCCACCATTTTGATGGATTCAGGAGAGATGGCTAAGGATGAGCTGGTAAGGAGAATAGGACAGCAACTGGAAGAGGCTTCTGTAAATGATCTTTTGATACAAGCATCAGAAGAGGAAACAACAATGTATGACGTCAGTACAGTGCAGAAAATAGTTCAAGAGTTTCTAATGCAAGATCAGAATGCTGAGATTGAATCATTAGAAGATAGCAATGAACTTCAGGAAACAAGGAAGCCAGGGATTTTATCGGATGCTTCCAAGCTGATGGTGGCAAAACTGATTGATGGATACCTTGCTGAAATTTCTAAGGATGCCAACCTACctttgtcaaattttgttgaTCTTGCTGAGATGGTGTCTGATATCTCCCGGCCGGCTCATGACGGGCTTTACCGCGCCATTGACATGTATCTAAAG GAGCACCCTGGGATCAGCAAGAGTGAGAGGAAGAGGATATGCAAGCTGATGGACTGCAAGAAGCTCTCAGTtgatgcatgcatgcatgctgTGCAAAACGAGAGACTCCCATTGCGTGTAGTTGTGCAAGTACTCTTTTTTGAGCAGGTTAGGGCGGCTGCATCATCAGGCAGCAGCACCCCTGACCTACCCAAAGGCATTAAGGAACTTAATAGTGGCTCTCACGGGAGCTCAAGGTCAGCTACAACTAACATAGAAGAAGACTGGGATGCAGTGGCCACAGCTGAGGAGCTCAAGGCCCTTAAAGGGGAGCTAGCTTCTTTAAGGTTGGCCAATGGAGTGGGAGGTAGTGAAAGAAATGGAATTGGAGATGGTAAAAGTAATGTGGACAAAGCTGCTATAAGTAAAATGAAAGGGCTACTCAAGTCAAAGAAGATCTTTACAAAGCTTTGGTCTAGCAAAGGGGGGCAGGGTGAGAATAGTGGCTCAGATTCATCAGACAGTCTTGGTTCTGCCAACCCTGAAGAAGTTAAATCAACCCCTTCCAGAAATAGGAGGCATTCTGTGTCTTAG